A DNA window from Deinococcus malanensis contains the following coding sequences:
- a CDS encoding GTP-binding protein translates to MAKGTFERTKPHVNVGTIGHVDHGKTTLTAAITFTAAAMDPTIETLAYDQIDKAPEEKARGITINTSHVEYNTPSRHYSHVDCPGHADYVKNMITGAAQMDGAILVVSSADGPMPQTREHILLARQVGVPYIVVFMNKVDMVDDEELLELVEMEVRELLSKYEFPGDDLPVIKGSALQALEALQGNPKTARGENKWVDNI, encoded by the coding sequence ATGGCAAAGGGAACGTTTGAGCGCACGAAGCCCCACGTGAACGTGGGGACGATTGGACACGTCGACCACGGGAAGACCACGCTGACGGCCGCGATCACCTTCACGGCGGCGGCGATGGACCCAACCATCGAGACGCTGGCCTACGACCAGATCGACAAGGCCCCCGAAGAGAAGGCCCGCGGCATCACGATCAACACCAGCCACGTGGAATACAACACGCCCAGCCGCCACTACAGCCACGTGGACTGCCCCGGCCACGCCGACTACGTCAAGAACATGATCACGGGCGCCGCCCAGATGGACGGCGCGATCCTGGTGGTCTCCAGCGCTGACGGCCCCATGCCCCAGACCCGCGAGCACATCCTGCTGGCCCGTCAGGTCGGCGTGCCGTACATCGTGGTGTTCATGAACAAGGTCGACATGGTCGACGACGAAGAACTGCTCGAGCTGGTCGAGATGGAAGTGCGCGAACTGCTGAGCAAGTACGAGTTTCCCGGCGATGACCTGCCGGTGATCAAGGGCAGCGCACTGCAGGCCCTCGAAGCGCTGCAGGGCAACCCCAAGACCGCCCGCGGCGAGAACAAGTGGGTCGACAACATCTG